In the Limanda limanda chromosome 10, fLimLim1.1, whole genome shotgun sequence genome, one interval contains:
- the n4bp3 gene encoding NEDD4-binding protein 3-A isoform X1, with translation MAASVQTLPLTRGSDKNFRNPFPAPPLSSRYGMGSVGSLVERPDVSPTKGSRAVPQVRPKQSNGLLKKGFTQRELLNYLNITSRKEPKTHPGSDGRTDIISGLSSASGREDDIYAKVFSKDGTEIDLTKNSLPSGGKYEKVRFRSSAFKPVTPKNFTSMQNLYPSSKSEDVDHVSNGLHRSYANVSKAVSTSSSSSSPSRPGPTSSGNKAVSTVRGLSQEEDNLSDSGHNSMSSLPPYRPPFRPHLAHISASMGHINTIGSLDRTSMRAKAIGSEGVAIGEVACRSMATLSRLAPYGGEAPPPYEWTLSLSVEEVVRDLEERLVEKEHELKQMKRNLDESEGAIVQVFEGKQRLWEKEVDELKRLYAAKLRQVSQHAQRSQRSLQLQLFKAQQEKNRLQEELDGLRNERSQEAGGIVKSISPTLEETQWEVCQKSGEISLLKQQLRGSQAEVTQKLSEIFQLKTQLRETRMELRSREGQFDSLKLALQGTQRRRCSSQNGREDGKGAEETSSATGGCGGPTEERLRAELLLERRQSEAQAMAFEEERHTWQTEKGKVIRYQKELQAGYLEMYHRNEALERELHQLRMGREQGAGAGAGGAEGGGGGSRNGTLEREVPEQRRESVGEEQEQRPSSALPWIERIESSEI, from the exons ATGGCAGCTTCAGTCCAGACTCTTCCTCTGACCCGTGGCTCCGACAAAAACTTCCGTAACCCTTTCCCAGCCCCGCCCCTTTCCTCCCGTTACGGCATGGGAAGCGTAGGCAGTCTGGTGGAGAGGCCCGATGTGTCTCCGACTAAAGGCAGCCGGGCCGTCCCCCAGGTGAGACCCAAGCAGAGCAACGGCCTCCTGAAGAAGGGCTTTACCCAGAGAGAGCTGCTCAACTACCTCAACATCACCAG CAGAAAAGAACCTAAAACCCACCCAGGCAGTGATGGAAGGACGGATATTATCTCAGGCCTCAGCTCTGCCAGTGGCCGTGAAGATGACATATACGCCAAGGTCTTCAGTAAAGATGGCACCGAAATAGATCTGACAAAGAACTCACTGCCAAGTGGGGGCAAGTATGAAAAG GTTCGTTTTAGATCATCAGCCTTTAAGCCCGTCACCCCCAAAAACTTCACCTCCATGCAAAACCTCTATCCTTCGTCCAAGTCAGAGGATGTGGACCATGTGTCCAACGGGCTGCACAGATCTTACGCTAATGTCTCTAAAGCTGTCTCCACCtcatcctcgtcttcctcacccTCACGTCCTGGACCGACATCCAGTGGTAACAAG GCCGTCTCTACTGTGCGTGGGCTGAGCCAGGAGGAGGATAACCTGTCAGACTCGGGTCATAACTCCATGAGCAGCCTGCCGCCGTACCGACCTCCCTTCCGCCCACACCTGGCTCACATCAG TGCGTCTATGGGACACATCAACACCATCGGCTCCCTGGACCGCACCTCTATGAGGGCGAAGGCCATAGGGTCAGAGGGCGTGGCTATAGGGGAGGTGGCGTGTCGGAGCATGGCGACCCTGAGCCGTCTGGCTCCATACGGAGGGGAGGCTCCACCCCCTTATGAATGGACACTGTCCCTGTCTGTGGAGGAAGTG GTGCGGGATCTGGAGGAGCGTCTGGTGGAGAAAGAACATGAGCTGAAGCAGATGAAAAGAAACCTGGACGAGAGCGAGGGCGCCATCGTTCAG GTGTTCGAAGGGAAGCAGCGTCTgtgggagaaggaggtggacGAGCTGAAGCGCCTGTACGCGGCTAAGCTGCGTCAGGTTTCCCAGCATGCCCAGCGTTCCCAGCGCAGCCTGCAGTTGCAGTTGTTTAAGGCCCAGCAGGAGAAGAACCGATTGCAGGAGGAGCTCGACGGCCTGAGAAATGAAAGGAgccaggaagctggaggaataGTAAAGTCAATCAGCCCAACCCTGGAGGAGACACAGTGGGAG GTTTGCCAAAAGTCCGGGGAGATCTCCttgctgaagcagcagctgaggggCTCGCAGGCAGAGGTGACCCAGAAGCTGAGCGAGATCTTCCAGCTGAAGACGCAGCTCAGGGAGACGCGCATGGAGCTGAGGAGCAGGGAGGGGCAGTTCGACTCTCTGAAGCTCGCCCTGCAGGGGACACAGCGTCGCAGGTGCTCCTCTCAGAATGGTCGTGAAGACGgaaaaggagcagaggagacttCTTCTGCTACAG GAGGGTGCGGGGGGCCCACGGAGGAGCGTCTGCGGGCGGAGCTCCTGCTGGAGCGACGCCAGAGCGAGGCCCAGGCCATGGCCTTCGAGGAGGAGAGGCACACATGGCAGACGGAAAAGGGCAAGGTCATCCGTTACCAGAAGGAGCTGCAGGCCGGCTACCTGGAGATGTACCACCGCAATGAGGCGCTGGAGAGGGAACTGCACCAGCTGAGGATGGGCAGAGAacaaggagcaggagcaggagcaggaggagcagaaggaggaggaggagggagcagaaACGGAACATTGGAAAGAGAAGTgccagagcagaggagggagagcgtGGGGGAAGAACAAGAGCAAAGACCTTCCTCTGCTTTGCCGTGGATAGAGAGGATCGAGTCATCTGAAATTTGA
- the n4bp3 gene encoding NEDD4-binding protein 3-A isoform X2: MAASVQTLPLTRGSDKNFRNPFPAPPLSSRYGMGSVGSLVERPDVSPTKGSRAVPQVRPKQSNGLLKKGFTQRELLNYLNITRKEPKTHPGSDGRTDIISGLSSASGREDDIYAKVFSKDGTEIDLTKNSLPSGGKYEKVRFRSSAFKPVTPKNFTSMQNLYPSSKSEDVDHVSNGLHRSYANVSKAVSTSSSSSSPSRPGPTSSGNKAVSTVRGLSQEEDNLSDSGHNSMSSLPPYRPPFRPHLAHISASMGHINTIGSLDRTSMRAKAIGSEGVAIGEVACRSMATLSRLAPYGGEAPPPYEWTLSLSVEEVVRDLEERLVEKEHELKQMKRNLDESEGAIVQVFEGKQRLWEKEVDELKRLYAAKLRQVSQHAQRSQRSLQLQLFKAQQEKNRLQEELDGLRNERSQEAGGIVKSISPTLEETQWEVCQKSGEISLLKQQLRGSQAEVTQKLSEIFQLKTQLRETRMELRSREGQFDSLKLALQGTQRRRCSSQNGREDGKGAEETSSATGGCGGPTEERLRAELLLERRQSEAQAMAFEEERHTWQTEKGKVIRYQKELQAGYLEMYHRNEALERELHQLRMGREQGAGAGAGGAEGGGGGSRNGTLEREVPEQRRESVGEEQEQRPSSALPWIERIESSEI; the protein is encoded by the exons ATGGCAGCTTCAGTCCAGACTCTTCCTCTGACCCGTGGCTCCGACAAAAACTTCCGTAACCCTTTCCCAGCCCCGCCCCTTTCCTCCCGTTACGGCATGGGAAGCGTAGGCAGTCTGGTGGAGAGGCCCGATGTGTCTCCGACTAAAGGCAGCCGGGCCGTCCCCCAGGTGAGACCCAAGCAGAGCAACGGCCTCCTGAAGAAGGGCTTTACCCAGAGAGAGCTGCTCAACTACCTCAACATCACCAG AAAAGAACCTAAAACCCACCCAGGCAGTGATGGAAGGACGGATATTATCTCAGGCCTCAGCTCTGCCAGTGGCCGTGAAGATGACATATACGCCAAGGTCTTCAGTAAAGATGGCACCGAAATAGATCTGACAAAGAACTCACTGCCAAGTGGGGGCAAGTATGAAAAG GTTCGTTTTAGATCATCAGCCTTTAAGCCCGTCACCCCCAAAAACTTCACCTCCATGCAAAACCTCTATCCTTCGTCCAAGTCAGAGGATGTGGACCATGTGTCCAACGGGCTGCACAGATCTTACGCTAATGTCTCTAAAGCTGTCTCCACCtcatcctcgtcttcctcacccTCACGTCCTGGACCGACATCCAGTGGTAACAAG GCCGTCTCTACTGTGCGTGGGCTGAGCCAGGAGGAGGATAACCTGTCAGACTCGGGTCATAACTCCATGAGCAGCCTGCCGCCGTACCGACCTCCCTTCCGCCCACACCTGGCTCACATCAG TGCGTCTATGGGACACATCAACACCATCGGCTCCCTGGACCGCACCTCTATGAGGGCGAAGGCCATAGGGTCAGAGGGCGTGGCTATAGGGGAGGTGGCGTGTCGGAGCATGGCGACCCTGAGCCGTCTGGCTCCATACGGAGGGGAGGCTCCACCCCCTTATGAATGGACACTGTCCCTGTCTGTGGAGGAAGTG GTGCGGGATCTGGAGGAGCGTCTGGTGGAGAAAGAACATGAGCTGAAGCAGATGAAAAGAAACCTGGACGAGAGCGAGGGCGCCATCGTTCAG GTGTTCGAAGGGAAGCAGCGTCTgtgggagaaggaggtggacGAGCTGAAGCGCCTGTACGCGGCTAAGCTGCGTCAGGTTTCCCAGCATGCCCAGCGTTCCCAGCGCAGCCTGCAGTTGCAGTTGTTTAAGGCCCAGCAGGAGAAGAACCGATTGCAGGAGGAGCTCGACGGCCTGAGAAATGAAAGGAgccaggaagctggaggaataGTAAAGTCAATCAGCCCAACCCTGGAGGAGACACAGTGGGAG GTTTGCCAAAAGTCCGGGGAGATCTCCttgctgaagcagcagctgaggggCTCGCAGGCAGAGGTGACCCAGAAGCTGAGCGAGATCTTCCAGCTGAAGACGCAGCTCAGGGAGACGCGCATGGAGCTGAGGAGCAGGGAGGGGCAGTTCGACTCTCTGAAGCTCGCCCTGCAGGGGACACAGCGTCGCAGGTGCTCCTCTCAGAATGGTCGTGAAGACGgaaaaggagcagaggagacttCTTCTGCTACAG GAGGGTGCGGGGGGCCCACGGAGGAGCGTCTGCGGGCGGAGCTCCTGCTGGAGCGACGCCAGAGCGAGGCCCAGGCCATGGCCTTCGAGGAGGAGAGGCACACATGGCAGACGGAAAAGGGCAAGGTCATCCGTTACCAGAAGGAGCTGCAGGCCGGCTACCTGGAGATGTACCACCGCAATGAGGCGCTGGAGAGGGAACTGCACCAGCTGAGGATGGGCAGAGAacaaggagcaggagcaggagcaggaggagcagaaggaggaggaggagggagcagaaACGGAACATTGGAAAGAGAAGTgccagagcagaggagggagagcgtGGGGGAAGAACAAGAGCAAAGACCTTCCTCTGCTTTGCCGTGGATAGAGAGGATCGAGTCATCTGAAATTTGA